One part of the Amphiura filiformis chromosome 5, Afil_fr2py, whole genome shotgun sequence genome encodes these proteins:
- the LOC140152884 gene encoding TP53-binding protein 1-like, with protein sequence MPSEKPGSRSSSPTPKRGKGIIVEPTPDVPLSPRRSPRKPATAAPAAVSSSPVSRFPSVQERLKVMGPLPTNKSLFKGIVFLITSGTKEQKKRRALSFGRSLFTWSSSTDESGVEEETEVSPIDKNYATEQIQHGGGVVLASFDKSQTTKCKVYLISNTYTRTSKYFQALAAGIPCLSHLWVRDCINSDKILTYDAYLLPAGIGLDDKTILEQQPQRCILAGMHIYVVSNIIENQEAWRSVLLAAGCKVVKRLPTQLQKKGVAFACNVIVTDYTCPKHIIEKAVQLSIPVVSLEWLMQSLINSRRFPYKDSYKFAWDWQDTS encoded by the exons ATGCCATCAGAAAAGCCTGGCAGTAGATCAAGTAGTCCTACTCCAAAAAGAGGGAAAGGGATAATAG TTGAACCAACTCCTGATGTGCCATTATCACCCAGGAGATCACCTCGTAAACCAGCAACAGCAGCCCCAGCAGCAGTTTCAAGTAGCCCAGTGTCACGCTTTCCTTCTGTACAAGAAAGATTGAAAGTGATGGGACCTCTTCCTACCAACAAGTCTCTATTCAAAGGAATTGTATTCTTAATCACATCAGGAACAAAAGAGCAAAAGAAGCGGAGGGCTTTATCATTTGGAAGGTCTCTGTTTACATGGTCTAGTTCTACAGATGAGAGTGGAGTAGAAG AAGAAACAGAAGTTTCACCTATTGACAAGAACTATGCAACTGAGCAGATCCAGCATGGAGGAGGGGTAGTACTAGCTAGTTTTGATAAGTCACAG ACCACAAAATGCAAAGTTTATCTGATCTCAAATACATACACTAGAACCTCAAAGTATTTCCAAGCTTTGGCAGCCGGCATTCCGTGCTTATCTCATCTTTGGGTGCGAGACTGTATTAATTCG GATAAAATTTTGACATATGATGCATACTTGCTTCCAGCTGGAATTGGTTTAGATGACAAAACTATTTTAGAGCA GCAACCTCAACGATGCATCTTGGCAGGAATGCACATCTATGTGGTATCCAATATAATTGAGAATCAGGAAGCGTGGCGTTCAGTATTACTAGCTGCTGGCTGTAAGGTTGTGAAGAGACTTCCAACTCAGCTACAGAAAAAAG GAGTGGCATTTGCATGTAATGTGATTGTGACCGACTACACCTGCCCGAAACATATAATTGAAAAAGCTGTTCAACTTAGCATACCAGTGGTATCTCTTGAGTGGCTTATGCAAAGCCTTATCAACAGCAGGCGATTCCCATATAAAGACAGTTACAAGTTTGCATGGGATTGGCAAGACACAAGTTGA